One segment of Polaribacter huanghezhanensis DNA contains the following:
- a CDS encoding FAD-dependent oxidoreductase: MNKKESILIIGAGLCGSLLALRLAQRGYKVDVYESRPDLRKIDISAGRSINLALSDRGFKALRLAGVEEQAKAICIPMYGRLMHDTKGNTFASNYSGREGEYINSISRGDLNGILLTEAEKHENVNIHFNKKCIAVDIENTVAHFEDYESKQEFSVNADVIFGTDGAGSILRKSYYLERKFLFSYSQEYLTHGYKELEIPAGNNKKHQISKDHLHIWPRGDYMLIALPNMDGSFTVTLFLSYDEGEYNFNNLTSEEKITAFFENEFPDALTLIPSIKDEFSNNPVGALGTVKCSPWSYQKNTILMGDAAHAIVPFYGQGMNASFEDVTVFDEILNNFERRREVGNWETVFKSFEKARKQDTDAIADLAIDNFYEMKDHVANPLFKEKRKIEMDLEKNFPTEYFSKYSMVTFNENISYDEAMKKGRAQDKALLNLIADDDISTSLDMTKEELQIVLEQVKQETNEILNEDKIAGL; encoded by the coding sequence ATGAATAAAAAAGAAAGCATATTAATAATCGGTGCTGGATTATGCGGTTCGCTTTTAGCATTGCGTTTAGCACAAAGAGGGTATAAAGTAGACGTGTATGAAAGCAGACCAGATTTAAGAAAAATCGATATTTCTGCTGGAAGAAGCATTAATTTAGCCTTGTCAGATCGCGGATTTAAAGCCTTGCGTTTGGCTGGAGTAGAAGAGCAAGCAAAGGCAATTTGTATTCCGATGTACGGACGTTTAATGCACGATACAAAAGGAAATACATTTGCTTCTAATTATTCAGGTAGAGAAGGAGAATATATCAATTCGATTTCTCGTGGAGATTTAAACGGAATTTTATTAACTGAAGCAGAAAAGCACGAAAATGTAAACATTCATTTCAATAAAAAATGTATTGCTGTAGATATTGAGAATACTGTTGCACATTTTGAAGATTATGAATCTAAACAAGAATTTTCTGTAAATGCCGATGTTATTTTTGGAACAGATGGTGCTGGTTCTATTTTGCGTAAAAGTTATTATTTGGAGCGTAAATTTTTGTTTAGTTATTCGCAAGAATACTTAACGCACGGATATAAAGAATTGGAAATTCCTGCAGGAAATAACAAAAAACATCAAATAAGTAAAGATCATTTACACATTTGGCCTCGTGGCGATTATATGCTAATTGCATTGCCAAATATGGACGGAAGTTTTACTGTCACACTTTTTTTAAGTTATGATGAAGGCGAATATAATTTCAATAATTTAACATCCGAAGAAAAAATTACAGCGTTTTTTGAAAATGAATTTCCGGATGCCTTGACTTTAATTCCAAGTATAAAAGATGAGTTTTCAAACAATCCGGTTGGCGCTTTAGGAACTGTAAAATGTTCGCCTTGGTCTTATCAAAAAAACACCATTTTAATGGGTGATGCTGCGCACGCAATTGTTCCGTTTTACGGACAAGGAATGAATGCTTCTTTTGAAGATGTTACCGTTTTTGATGAAATTTTGAATAATTTCGAGCGCAGACGAGAAGTAGGCAATTGGGAAACTGTTTTTAAATCGTTTGAAAAAGCAAGAAAACAAGATACAGATGCCATTGCAGATTTAGCGATTGATAATTTTTATGAGATGAAAGATCATGTTGCAAATCCGTTATTCAAAGAGAAGCGAAAAATAGAAATGGATTTGGAGAAAAATTTTCCGACTGAATATTTTTCAAAATATTCTATGGTTACTTTTAATGAAAACATTTCGTACGATGAAGCCATGAAAAAAGGACGCGCGCAAGACAAAGCATTATTGAATTTAATTGCTGATGATGATATTTCGACTTCGCTCGATATGACAAAAGAAGAATTACAGATCGTTTTAGAACAAGTGAAGCAGGAAACAAACGAAATTTTAAATGAAGATAAAATAGCGGGGTTATAA
- a CDS encoding DUF1697 domain-containing protein, with amino-acid sequence MKTYIVLLRGINVSGKNKLPMSELRVLLNKLKFQNVKTYIQSGNIILDADEIKSNVCQKIKEGIASKFGYDVPVLARTIDEWEKAIANNPYPTENHKILGFAFLSDIPKEKTFEVNATNDDVYTIIDDVAYIYCPSGMGNTKLTNNLFEKKLKVTATSRNLRTTLKLLELAKA; translated from the coding sequence ATGAAAACGTATATAGTACTACTTCGTGGAATAAATGTATCAGGAAAAAATAAACTTCCGATGTCAGAACTACGAGTGCTCTTAAATAAATTAAAATTTCAAAATGTAAAAACATATATTCAAAGTGGAAATATCATTTTAGATGCTGATGAAATAAAATCAAATGTTTGTCAAAAAATAAAAGAAGGAATTGCTTCAAAATTTGGGTACGATGTTCCGGTTTTAGCAAGAACAATTGATGAATGGGAAAAGGCGATTGCAAATAATCCGTATCCAACAGAGAATCATAAAATTTTGGGTTTTGCATTTTTAAGTGATATTCCGAAAGAAAAAACGTTTGAAGTAAATGCAACCAATGATGATGTGTATACAATTATAGATGATGTTGCGTATATTTATTGCCCGTCAGGAATGGGGAATACAAAATTGACAAATAATCTATTTGAAAAAAAATTAAAAGTAACAGCAACTTCTCGTAATTTAAGAACAACTTTAAAGTTATTAGAATTAGCGAAAGCATAA
- a CDS encoding GIY-YIG nuclease family protein, which produces MKTYYVYMLKCSDGFLYTGITNNVERRFKEHQKGLNRNCFTFKRRPLELIFNQVFNDVEQAIYFEKKIKKWSKGKKIALANGNYDMLEILSECRNATHHKYKPNNE; this is translated from the coding sequence ATGAAAACGTATTATGTTTACATGTTGAAATGTTCTGATGGTTTTCTGTATACAGGAATAACAAATAACGTTGAAAGGAGATTTAAAGAGCATCAAAAAGGATTGAATAGAAATTGTTTTACATTTAAAAGAAGACCTTTAGAATTGATATTTAATCAAGTTTTTAATGATGTAGAACAAGCAATTTATTTTGAGAAGAAAATTAAGAAATGGAGTAAAGGGAAAAAGATAGCTCTGGCAAATGGAAATTATGATATGTTAGAAATATTATCCGAATGTAGAAATGCTACGCATCATAAATATAAACCAAATAACGAATAA
- a CDS encoding RidA family protein, translated as MEEKKVTPRGAYPHIKVVGDFIFVSGTSSRRPDNTIAGVDIIDEMGTKFLNIETQTREVLNNIDTNLKTVGASIKDVVDVSTFLVNMNDFAGYNKAYAEFFNKETGPTRTTVAVHQLPHPDLVVEIKVTAYKPKA; from the coding sequence ATGGAAGAAAAAAAAGTAACACCAAGAGGCGCATATCCACACATAAAAGTGGTGGGAGATTTTATTTTTGTGTCAGGAACAAGTTCTCGAAGACCAGACAATACAATAGCTGGAGTTGATATTATTGATGAAATGGGAACGAAATTCTTAAATATTGAAACTCAAACTAGAGAAGTCTTAAACAATATTGACACCAATTTAAAAACAGTAGGCGCGAGTATAAAAGATGTGGTTGATGTTTCTACGTTTCTAGTAAATATGAATGATTTTGCAGGTTATAATAAAGCGTATGCAGAATTTTTTAATAAAGAAACTGGACCAACACGAACAACCGTTGCTGTACATCAATTGCCGCATCCGGATTTGGTTGTTGAAATTAAGGTGACGGCTTATAAGCCTAAAGCCTAA
- a CDS encoding 3-hydroxyanthranilate 3,4-dioxygenase, translating into MNLVQPLNFKKWIDEHRHLLKPPVGNKCVWDSGEYIVMVVGGPNARKDYHYNETPEFFYQVEGDMVLKIIVDGKSQDVAINEGDMYLLPAKVPHSPQRKANTVGLVIEYPRSKEMLDALEWYCENCGNQLYREKFALDNIETDMPIIFDKYYSDKEKCTCDHCGTVMEAPRKI; encoded by the coding sequence ATGAATTTAGTACAACCTTTAAATTTTAAAAAGTGGATTGATGAACATCGTCATTTATTAAAACCGCCTGTTGGGAACAAATGTGTTTGGGATAGCGGAGAATATATTGTGATGGTTGTTGGAGGTCCAAATGCTAGAAAAGATTATCATTATAACGAAACGCCAGAATTCTTTTATCAAGTTGAAGGTGATATGGTGTTAAAAATTATTGTTGATGGAAAATCTCAAGATGTAGCAATCAACGAAGGTGATATGTATTTGTTGCCAGCAAAAGTGCCACATTCTCCACAACGAAAAGCAAATACTGTTGGATTGGTCATCGAATATCCACGTTCTAAAGAAATGTTAGATGCGTTGGAATGGTATTGTGAAAACTGTGGAAATCAATTGTATAGAGAAAAATTTGCGTTGGATAATATTGAAACAGATATGCCAATAATTTTTGACAAGTATTATTCTGATAAAGAGAAATGTACTTGTGATCATTGTGGAACTGTTATGGAGGCGCCAAGAAAGATATAA
- a CDS encoding SDR family oxidoreductase, translating to MNLEIQNKNALVCGSTQGIGKASAMALAAEGVNVTLVARNEEKLKAVLAELPNNNQCHSYLVADFSNPKALKEKLEASALQFHILVNNTGGPAGGPIFNAKLEEFESAFTQHLKCNHVLVQAVAPFMKTKCFGRIINIISTSVKQPLDGLGVSNTIRGAVASWSKTLANELGEFGITVNNVLPGATGTERLNEIIKNKSAKTGKTFDEVAAAMKKASPAQRFAKPEEIANAVVFLASEKASFINGINVPVDGGRTKSL from the coding sequence ATGAACTTAGAAATACAAAATAAAAATGCCTTAGTCTGCGGAAGTACACAAGGAATTGGAAAAGCATCAGCAATGGCATTGGCAGCAGAAGGCGTAAATGTAACGTTGGTTGCAAGAAATGAAGAGAAATTAAAAGCAGTTTTAGCAGAATTGCCGAATAATAATCAATGTCATAGTTATTTAGTGGCAGATTTTTCGAATCCGAAAGCATTGAAAGAAAAGTTAGAAGCTTCTGCGTTGCAATTTCATATTTTGGTTAACAATACTGGCGGGCCTGCCGGTGGCCCCATTTTTAACGCCAAATTAGAAGAATTTGAAAGTGCGTTTACGCAACATTTAAAATGCAATCACGTATTGGTGCAAGCAGTTGCTCCGTTTATGAAAACAAAATGTTTTGGTAGAATTATCAATATTATTTCAACTTCTGTAAAGCAACCTTTGGATGGATTAGGAGTTTCAAATACCATCAGAGGAGCTGTGGCAAGTTGGTCAAAAACCTTGGCAAATGAATTAGGAGAATTCGGAATTACAGTAAACAATGTATTGCCAGGAGCAACAGGAACAGAGCGGTTGAATGAAATTATCAAGAATAAATCAGCGAAGACAGGGAAAACTTTTGATGAGGTTGCAGCTGCAATGAAAAAAGCTTCACCTGCTCAACGTTTTGCAAAACCAGAAGAGATTGCCAATGCGGTAGTGTTTTTAGCAAGCGAGAAAGCAAGTTTTATCAACGGAATTAATGTTCCTGTTGATGGAGGAAGAACAAAAAGTTTGTAA
- the kynU gene encoding kynureninase — MIYQNTFAYAKQQDTEDELSYLREQFHIPKDKNGNDWLYFTGNSLGLQPKNTQKYIQQELDDWAKYGVEGHFEAKNPWMSYHELLTENMAEIVGAKPIEVVVMNTLTTNLHLLMVSFYQPKKTKYKIVIESDAFPSDRYAVQSQLKFHGFDVDEGLIEWKPRKGEDLLNIEDLETIVSEQGDEIALLLIGGVNYYTGQSLDLKRIAEIGHSKKCFVGIDLAHGAGNISPDLHNSGVDFAAWCSYKYLNAGPGSLGGLFVHEKHGYNKELPRFSGWWNHNKETRFNMRQPFDVMPGAEGWQLSNPPILSMAAIKASLDMFAEVGMEALRKKSEKLTGYFEFLINEIDSDEIKIITPKNPKERGCQLSIQVKNADKRLHQKLTKNNIITDWREPDVIRCAPVPMYNSFEDVYRMVEVLKGLL, encoded by the coding sequence ATGATTTACCAAAACACATTCGCATACGCAAAACAACAAGATACAGAAGATGAACTTTCATATTTACGTGAACAATTTCATATTCCGAAAGATAAAAACGGAAATGATTGGTTGTATTTTACAGGAAATTCTTTAGGATTACAACCAAAAAATACACAAAAATATATTCAGCAAGAATTAGACGATTGGGCAAAGTACGGAGTAGAAGGACATTTTGAAGCCAAAAACCCTTGGATGTCATATCACGAATTGTTAACTGAAAACATGGCAGAAATTGTTGGTGCAAAACCGATAGAAGTTGTGGTTATGAATACCTTAACAACCAATTTACATTTGTTAATGGTGTCTTTTTATCAACCAAAAAAAACCAAATATAAAATTGTCATTGAATCAGATGCTTTTCCTTCGGATCGATATGCGGTGCAATCGCAACTAAAATTCCACGGATTTGATGTTGATGAAGGTTTGATAGAGTGGAAACCAAGAAAAGGAGAAGATTTATTAAACATTGAAGATTTAGAAACCATCGTTTCTGAACAAGGCGATGAAATTGCATTATTGTTAATTGGCGGCGTCAATTATTACACAGGACAATCATTAGATTTAAAAAGAATTGCAGAAATTGGTCATTCAAAAAAATGTTTTGTCGGAATTGATTTAGCGCACGGAGCTGGAAATATTTCTCCAGATTTACACAATTCTGGAGTCGATTTTGCAGCTTGGTGTTCGTATAAATATTTAAATGCTGGTCCAGGAAGTTTGGGCGGGTTATTTGTGCACGAAAAACATGGATATAATAAAGAGTTACCGCGCTTTTCAGGTTGGTGGAATCATAACAAAGAAACACGTTTTAATATGCGTCAACCCTTTGATGTAATGCCAGGAGCAGAAGGTTGGCAATTGTCCAATCCGCCCATATTATCGATGGCAGCAATTAAAGCTTCTTTAGATATGTTTGCCGAAGTTGGCATGGAAGCATTGCGTAAAAAATCAGAAAAATTAACTGGTTATTTTGAATTTTTAATTAATGAGATTGATTCAGATGAAATAAAAATTATCACGCCAAAAAATCCAAAAGAACGCGGTTGCCAATTATCAATTCAAGTAAAAAATGCGGATAAAAGGTTGCATCAAAAGCTAACCAAAAATAATATCATTACAGATTGGCGAGAACCCGATGTAATTCGTTGTGCACCTGTGCCAATGTATAACAGTTTTGAAGATGTGTATAGAATGGTGGAAGTTTTAAAAGGATTGTTGTAA
- a CDS encoding aldehyde dehydrogenase, producing the protein MQKIKNYINGEFVNPINNNWLDNYNPSNGEIYGQIPNSTVEDIDLAYNAAQSAFSQWSNTTLGTRSKILSKIAELIKEKLDFLAEAESKDNGKPISLATAIDIPRAAANFQFFANAITQFASESHESVGLDAVNFTLRQPIGVVGCISPWNLPLYLFTWKIAPAIAAGNCVIAKPSEVTPMTAYLLGEICTEAGLPKGVLNIVHGLGTTTGQAIVEHPNIKAISFTGGTQTGAHIARVAAPMFKKLSLELGGKNPNIIFADCDYDKMLETTVRSSFANQGQICLCGSRIFVEASIYEKFKKDFVQKVKQLQVGHPSEKSTNIGALVSRSHLEKVESYVKIAEDEGGKVLCGGLEVTVPGYENGYYFQPTIIEVQDNSCRINQEEVFGPVVTMMSFKTDEEALQLANDVTYGLSATLWTNNLNRTMQFSKQLQTGIVWVNTWMLRDLRTPFGGSKASGVGREGGFEALRFFTEAKNICIKYE; encoded by the coding sequence ATGCAAAAGATAAAAAACTACATCAACGGAGAATTTGTAAACCCAATTAATAATAATTGGTTGGATAATTACAATCCATCTAATGGAGAAATCTATGGGCAGATTCCGAATTCAACTGTTGAAGACATCGATTTAGCTTATAACGCTGCCCAATCTGCATTTAGTCAGTGGTCAAATACAACTTTAGGAACTAGAAGTAAAATTCTATCCAAAATTGCAGAATTAATAAAAGAAAAATTAGACTTTTTAGCAGAAGCAGAATCTAAAGATAACGGAAAACCTATTTCGCTAGCGACAGCAATTGATATCCCTAGAGCTGCAGCAAATTTTCAGTTTTTTGCAAATGCTATTACACAGTTTGCATCAGAATCTCATGAAAGTGTTGGATTGGATGCTGTGAATTTTACGTTGCGTCAACCAATCGGAGTTGTAGGTTGTATTTCTCCTTGGAATTTACCGTTGTATTTATTTACTTGGAAAATTGCTCCGGCAATTGCAGCAGGAAACTGCGTAATTGCAAAACCTAGTGAAGTAACTCCGATGACAGCATATTTATTAGGAGAAATTTGTACAGAAGCTGGTCTCCCAAAAGGCGTTTTAAATATTGTGCACGGTTTGGGAACAACAACTGGACAAGCAATTGTAGAACATCCAAACATCAAAGCAATTTCTTTTACTGGCGGAACACAAACGGGAGCACATATTGCAAGAGTTGCAGCACCGATGTTTAAGAAATTATCGTTAGAGTTAGGAGGAAAAAACCCGAATATTATTTTTGCAGATTGCGATTATGATAAGATGTTAGAAACCACAGTGCGTTCTTCTTTTGCTAATCAAGGTCAGATTTGCTTATGCGGAAGCAGAATTTTTGTAGAAGCATCTATTTATGAAAAATTCAAGAAAGATTTTGTGCAAAAAGTAAAGCAATTACAAGTTGGTCACCCATCAGAAAAAAGCACAAATATTGGAGCATTAGTATCAAGATCACATTTAGAAAAAGTAGAAAGTTATGTCAAAATTGCTGAAGATGAAGGCGGAAAAGTTTTGTGTGGAGGTTTGGAAGTAACTGTTCCTGGATATGAGAATGGATATTATTTTCAACCAACTATAATTGAAGTACAAGATAATTCATGCAGAATTAATCAAGAAGAAGTCTTTGGTCCTGTTGTAACGATGATGTCTTTTAAAACGGATGAAGAAGCATTACAATTAGCAAACGATGTAACTTACGGATTGTCTGCAACATTATGGACCAATAATTTAAACAGAACGATGCAGTTTTCGAAGCAATTACAAACAGGAATTGTTTGGGTAAATACGTGGATGTTACGAGATTTAAGAACACCTTTTGGTGGTTCAAAAGCAAGCGGAGTTGGTAGAGAAGGAGGTTTTGAAGCTTTGCGTTTCTTTACCGAAGCAAAAAATATATGTATAAAATACGAATAG